In Desulfosediminicola ganghwensis, a single window of DNA contains:
- a CDS encoding ATP-binding protein — translation MQAVDSQGRGTFLELGVSIPAFFLLLLAIQLLFTPGLLRQGAHLYVPYKKIVVGGSMGNPPYQYLDENNQPAGYNIDLTKAVAAEMKVEVEIVLGDPIELEREFLAGHIDLLQGVTRADSGVTSYPFFRHSAYSQKLFANVEYPERVQSLNQLKSGRVYLSRKTPLLEQIIEDYRHLEFIPVSSHAEALKQLSNGAADFVLITHLPGVQLSKQLEFFEQELPNARIVQVGELRSELGYGYSSRKDNVELLEHVRESFTNLELSGRQKEIKEQWLGKMDNSEPSRREKSVQLGGLIFSPLLLVVCMAFYWNHSLKREVGRRSRELAIQHHQLIQADKMTSLGILVAGVAHEINNPAALVLHNLSTLKRISEASSEVLEERYAKEGDFFIGGLPYSMLRQENAQIYGEMEDGMGRIVQIVNDLKDFARKDSIDLSESTSLNRVVKAALRLLESSLRKRFATIQVKLAENLPDFSGNSSRVQQVVINLVMNAVQAGGERELDIIVMTSYDQTGGELVLRVKDNGVGISNEQLVYLCDPFYTTKREQGGTGLGLSISEQIIKEHRGRLQFDSEVGRGTTVSMYLPVMKGQSIADEKDSLS, via the coding sequence ATGCAGGCAGTGGATTCACAGGGGCGTGGGACCTTTCTGGAATTGGGGGTTTCCATTCCGGCCTTTTTCTTGTTGCTGCTTGCTATTCAACTCTTATTTACGCCAGGCCTTTTGCGCCAGGGCGCCCATCTTTACGTTCCATATAAAAAGATAGTCGTTGGAGGAAGCATGGGTAATCCTCCTTATCAATATCTCGACGAAAACAATCAACCGGCAGGATATAATATCGACCTTACCAAAGCGGTAGCTGCGGAAATGAAGGTTGAAGTTGAAATCGTTTTAGGTGATCCGATTGAGCTTGAAAGGGAGTTTCTGGCTGGTCATATCGATTTGTTGCAGGGGGTAACCAGGGCGGATAGCGGTGTCACCAGCTATCCCTTTTTCCGTCATAGCGCATACAGTCAAAAGCTTTTTGCCAACGTTGAGTATCCTGAACGAGTTCAGTCACTGAATCAATTGAAAAGCGGTAGGGTCTATCTCAGTCGGAAGACACCTCTTCTGGAGCAGATAATCGAAGATTATCGCCATCTGGAATTTATTCCTGTCTCTTCACACGCGGAGGCTCTCAAGCAATTGAGCAATGGTGCAGCTGACTTTGTGTTGATTACTCACTTGCCAGGTGTGCAGCTAAGCAAGCAGTTGGAATTTTTTGAGCAGGAACTGCCCAACGCAAGGATCGTGCAGGTCGGTGAATTACGTTCAGAGCTGGGTTATGGCTATTCATCCCGCAAGGATAATGTTGAGCTTTTGGAGCATGTCCGAGAAAGTTTCACGAATCTTGAACTCAGCGGCAGACAAAAAGAGATCAAGGAGCAGTGGCTCGGGAAAATGGACAACTCCGAACCGAGCAGACGAGAAAAAAGCGTCCAATTAGGGGGGCTTATTTTCAGCCCCCTGCTGTTGGTGGTCTGTATGGCATTCTATTGGAATCATTCATTGAAGAGGGAAGTTGGACGTAGGAGCAGGGAGTTGGCAATACAGCACCACCAGCTTATCCAGGCCGACAAGATGACGTCTCTTGGCATTCTGGTAGCCGGCGTAGCCCATGAAATAAATAACCCTGCGGCACTTGTGCTCCACAATCTTTCTACCTTAAAGAGAATCTCCGAGGCTTCAAGCGAGGTTCTGGAGGAGCGATACGCTAAAGAGGGAGATTTTTTCATCGGCGGTCTTCCATATTCCATGTTGCGGCAGGAGAATGCACAGATTTATGGCGAGATGGAGGACGGTATGGGGAGAATTGTTCAGATTGTCAACGATCTGAAGGATTTTGCCAGAAAGGATTCGATAGATTTGAGTGAATCGACCTCTTTGAATAGGGTGGTCAAAGCTGCACTTAGACTGCTTGAGAGTTCACTGCGTAAACGCTTTGCCACCATCCAGGTTAAGTTGGCCGAAAATCTCCCAGATTTTTCCGGCAACAGTTCCAGGGTTCAGCAGGTTGTTATTAATCTGGTGATGAACGCTGTGCAGGCTGGTGGAGAGCGAGAGTTGGATATCATCGTGATGACTTCTTATGACCAGACGGGGGGCGAATTGGTGCTGCGGGTTAAGGATAACGGTGTAGGCATAAGCAATGAACAGCTCGTATACCTTTGTGATCCGTTTTACACAACGAAAAGAGAGCAGGGGGGAACCGGCCTTGGGCTCTCCATATCAGAACAAATAATTAAAGAGCATCGTGGGCGACTTCAATTTGATTCTGAAGTTGGTCGTGGCACGACTGTATCCATGTATCTCCCTGTTATGAAAGGCCAGAGTATTGCAGATGAAAAAGACTCTTTATCCTGA
- a CDS encoding sigma-54-dependent transcriptional regulator: protein MKKTLYPDFGVLLVDDESSWLRTISMTLAIEAGVTNVYRCSDSREVRGILSQNDIGLVLLDLNMPHISGMDLLAMVVEEFPQVSVIVVSGMNQVDTAVKSMKKGALDFFVKTDDVDRLIKGVQRALRSTELERENRQMRSRFFTGALENPELFEELVTRSSTMFSVFQYIEAIAVSSRPVLITGESGVGKELVARAIHKASRRSGPLVSVNVAGLDDNIFSSTLFGHKRGAYTGAEESRGGMVEQAAYGTLFLDEIGDLSIASQVKLLRLLQEGEYFPLGSDVVKRMNARVIVATHQDLAASQAEGRLRKDLYYRLCGHHVHIPPLRERKEDIALLLDLFLAQAAKEFGKKMPSYPKELIPLLENYSFPGNIREFKGMVFDAMTLHKSRMLSMDAFKRVIDGHAPVHDRATLQTNSVFNDEIQLPSLKEVASLLVVEAMKRSRGNQSLAARLLGISQPALSKRLKKLSEE, encoded by the coding sequence ATGAAAAAGACTCTTTATCCTGATTTTGGTGTGTTGCTCGTCGATGACGAAAGCAGCTGGTTGAGAACCATCTCCATGACCTTAGCCATTGAGGCGGGTGTAACCAATGTTTATCGCTGTTCAGATAGCCGTGAGGTACGAGGTATTTTATCACAGAATGATATCGGTCTGGTGCTTCTCGACCTGAATATGCCTCACATATCGGGTATGGATCTGCTTGCCATGGTTGTCGAGGAGTTCCCGCAGGTAAGTGTCATTGTTGTCAGCGGGATGAATCAGGTGGATACCGCGGTAAAAAGCATGAAAAAGGGTGCGCTCGATTTCTTCGTCAAAACAGATGATGTCGACAGGCTGATAAAAGGGGTCCAGCGAGCCTTGAGGTCGACCGAACTGGAGCGGGAAAACCGGCAGATGCGTAGCCGCTTTTTTACAGGAGCTCTGGAGAACCCTGAACTCTTTGAGGAGCTGGTTACGAGAAGCTCCACGATGTTTTCAGTTTTTCAGTATATTGAGGCTATTGCGGTAAGCTCTCGTCCGGTTTTGATAACCGGGGAGAGTGGGGTTGGCAAAGAGTTGGTTGCCAGGGCGATACACAAGGCGAGTCGTCGCAGCGGTCCTCTGGTTTCTGTGAATGTGGCCGGTCTTGATGATAATATTTTCTCCAGCACACTTTTCGGGCACAAGCGAGGGGCTTATACCGGGGCGGAGGAAAGTCGGGGTGGAATGGTGGAACAAGCAGCATATGGGACACTTTTTCTCGATGAAATCGGAGATTTGAGTATCGCCTCACAGGTGAAGCTTCTCCGTCTGTTACAGGAGGGGGAGTATTTTCCTCTGGGCAGTGATGTTGTGAAAAGAATGAATGCCAGGGTCATCGTAGCTACACATCAGGATTTGGCAGCCAGTCAGGCAGAGGGCCGACTCCGTAAAGATCTCTATTACAGGCTTTGTGGACACCATGTTCATATTCCTCCATTGAGGGAACGTAAAGAGGATATTGCTCTTCTGCTTGATTTGTTTTTAGCGCAGGCCGCTAAGGAATTTGGCAAAAAGATGCCGTCTTACCCGAAAGAATTGATACCGCTTCTTGAAAACTATTCATTTCCCGGAAATATCCGTGAGTTTAAGGGCATGGTCTTTGATGCAATGACTCTGCACAAAAGCAGAATGCTTTCCATGGACGCCTTTAAGCGAGTCATCGACGGTCACGCCCCTGTACATGACAGAGCGACTCTTCAAACCAATTCGGTTTTCAATGATGAGATTCAGCTTCCATCACTGAAAGAGGTGGCTTCGCTTCTTGTTGTGGAAGCCATGAAAAGAAGTAGAGGCAACCAGTCTCTTGCAGCACGGTTGCTTGGTATTTCCCAGCCAGCCCTCAGTAAAAGGCTGAAAAAGCTGAGTGAAGAGTGA